From one Catellatospora sp. IY07-71 genomic stretch:
- a CDS encoding helix-turn-helix domain-containing protein, translating into MKEPTQGTGHTPVLGDADFPGYSMGTAAQAIGVTPAFLRAVETAGLFESHRSGGGHRRYSQDDLQRADRARGLVDDGMRLDAAVRIVGLEYQLAAANAMIEILRRRLGDPPGRA; encoded by the coding sequence ATGAAGGAACCCACGCAGGGCACGGGCCACACGCCGGTGCTGGGCGACGCGGACTTCCCTGGCTACTCCATGGGCACCGCGGCGCAGGCCATCGGGGTGACCCCGGCCTTCCTGCGCGCCGTGGAGACCGCGGGGCTGTTCGAGTCGCACCGGTCCGGCGGCGGGCACCGCCGCTACAGCCAGGACGACCTGCAGCGGGCCGACCGCGCGCGCGGCCTGGTCGACGACGGCATGCGGCTGGACGCGGCGGTGCGCATCGTCGGTTTGGAGTACCAGCTGGCCGCGGCCAACGCGATGATCGAGATCCTGCGCCGCCGCCTGGGCGACCCGCCCGGCCGCGCCTGA
- a CDS encoding SDR family NAD(P)-dependent oxidoreductase, whose protein sequence is MGTRLAGKTALITGSTSNIGRATALAFAAEGAHVAVSGRDKQRGGEVVAQIRAAGGRADFVAASLDGSPATSRALADEAARVLGGHIDVLVNNAGIYPPSTTPTVTSEMFDEVYGVNVKAPFFLTAAIAPRMAERGSGVIVNLGSWIARLGVPVSALYSSTKGAMETLTRAWAAEFGPQGVRVNAVSPGVVRPESADDMAEAMMRGTPAGASGRPESIAYAAVYLASDEAAFVHGTVLDVDGGRTGVAVVAA, encoded by the coding sequence GTGGGCACTCGCCTGGCCGGAAAGACGGCCCTCATAACCGGTTCCACCAGCAACATCGGCCGCGCGACGGCGCTGGCCTTCGCCGCCGAGGGCGCGCACGTCGCCGTCTCCGGCCGGGACAAGCAGCGCGGCGGCGAGGTCGTCGCGCAGATCCGCGCGGCGGGCGGGCGGGCCGACTTCGTCGCCGCCTCGCTCGACGGCTCCCCCGCCACCTCGCGGGCGCTGGCCGACGAGGCGGCGCGCGTGCTCGGCGGGCACATCGACGTGCTCGTCAACAACGCGGGCATCTACCCGCCGTCGACGACGCCGACCGTCACCAGCGAGATGTTCGACGAGGTGTACGGCGTCAACGTCAAGGCGCCGTTCTTCCTGACCGCCGCGATCGCGCCGCGGATGGCCGAGCGCGGCTCCGGCGTGATCGTGAACCTCGGCTCCTGGATCGCCCGGCTCGGCGTCCCGGTCAGCGCCCTCTACAGCTCCACCAAGGGCGCGATGGAGACGCTGACCCGGGCCTGGGCCGCCGAGTTCGGGCCGCAGGGGGTACGCGTCAACGCCGTCTCCCCCGGCGTGGTCCGCCCGGAGTCCGCCGACGACATGGCCGAGGCGATGATGCGCGGCACTCCGGCCGGAGCCAGCGGCCGGCCGGAGTCGATCGCGTACGCGGCCGTCTACCTCGCGTCCGACGAGGCCGCGTTCGTGCACGGCACGGTGCTCGACGTGGACGGCGGCCGGACCGGCGTGGCCGTGGTCGCCGCCTGA
- a CDS encoding TetR/AcrR family transcriptional regulator has translation MTTASPAARLTSKGVATRTRIVAAAADLVLARGVGGTSLDDVRAGTLTSKSQLFHYFPGGKRELVLAIAALQTERVLQAQRPYLDSLDTWESWEGWRTALVAHYAAQPHWGCPIGTLVSELTGTDAAAAAEVAAHLDRWRAYLSAGLRRMSERGLLRPDADPDRLALAVFASVQGGLLLNQATRANEPLAAALDGALAALHAAAPSDSRE, from the coding sequence GTGACCACTGCTTCCCCGGCCGCGCGGCTGACCAGCAAAGGCGTCGCCACCCGCACGCGCATCGTCGCGGCCGCGGCCGATCTGGTGCTGGCGCGCGGGGTCGGCGGCACCAGCCTCGACGACGTCCGTGCGGGCACGCTGACCAGCAAGAGCCAGCTCTTTCACTACTTCCCCGGCGGCAAGCGCGAGCTGGTGCTCGCCATCGCCGCCCTGCAGACCGAGCGTGTCCTCCAGGCGCAGCGGCCATACCTGGACAGCCTCGACACATGGGAGTCCTGGGAGGGCTGGCGGACCGCGCTGGTCGCGCACTACGCCGCCCAGCCGCACTGGGGCTGCCCGATCGGCACACTGGTCAGCGAGCTGACCGGCACCGACGCCGCGGCCGCCGCGGAAGTCGCCGCCCACCTGGACCGCTGGCGGGCCTATCTGAGCGCGGGCCTGCGCCGGATGAGTGAGCGCGGGCTGCTGCGCCCGGACGCCGACCCCGACCGCCTCGCGCTGGCCGTGTTCGCCTCCGTGCAGGGCGGCCTCCTGCTCAACCAGGCCACCCGTGCCAACGAGCCCCTGGCCGCCGCCCTTGACGGCGCCCTCGCCGCCCTCCACGCCGCCGCCCCCTCGGACTCCCGGGAGTAG
- a CDS encoding glycoside hydrolase family 3 N-terminal domain-containing protein translates to MNSRLPYLDPALPTEQRVADLIGRMTLPEKVGQMLQLDARDGVRALVEDMHVGSILHTSPERVLEAAALTERSRLRIPLLVAEDCIHGHSFWVGATIFPTQLGMAATWDPALIERAARATAVEVAATGIHWTFSPVLCIGRDLRWGRISETFGEDPFLIGEFASAMVRGYQGDGLDDPTAILACAKHFAGYSETQGGRDASEADISRRKLRSWFLPPFERVAREGCRVFMLGYQSMDGVPITVNDWLLNDVLRGEWEYRGTLVTDWDNVGRMVWEQHIYADYAQASAAAVKAGNDMVMTTPDFFQGAQDAIAKGLLDESDLDAAVARILTLKFELGLFENPRRPDPARQAEVIACAPHTDLNLEVARRSLVLLRNDGTLPLSGGLTAGADGRAAAPADAPSRRIAVVGPNADDPHTMLGDWAGASGQCDWLPDGHPREMITTVLDGLRAQVPAGWTVSHARGADILTAGPDPEGDTFPDGQPRPHVVIPSAPDAAMIAEAVAAARDADHVVAVVGDRIELVGEGKSTATLELVGAQVALLDALAATGTPMTVVLVSSKPLVLPPSALNAAAIVYAANPGMQGGRALAELLLGLIEPTGRLPISFARHAGQQPTYYNQVRGQHGTRYADLTQSPAFAFGQGLSYTTVEYADLRVLTPTVTAADTVRAQVRLANTGARPVRETVQVYVSDTVTSATWADRELKAYTQVDLAPGESRTVELTLPVADCTIVDARGVRVVEAGAFELLVGCSSRPEDLLRAGFTVVS, encoded by the coding sequence GTGAACTCCCGCCTGCCGTACCTCGACCCCGCGCTGCCCACCGAGCAACGGGTCGCCGACCTCATCGGACGGATGACGCTGCCGGAGAAGGTCGGGCAGATGCTCCAGCTCGACGCCCGCGACGGCGTACGCGCCCTGGTCGAGGACATGCACGTCGGCTCGATCCTGCACACCTCCCCGGAGCGGGTGCTGGAGGCGGCCGCGCTGACCGAGCGGAGCCGGCTGCGCATCCCGCTGCTGGTCGCCGAGGACTGCATCCACGGCCACTCGTTCTGGGTCGGCGCCACCATCTTCCCGACCCAGCTCGGCATGGCCGCGACCTGGGACCCGGCGCTGATCGAGCGGGCCGCCCGCGCGACCGCCGTCGAGGTCGCCGCCACCGGCATCCACTGGACCTTCTCCCCGGTGCTGTGCATCGGCCGGGACCTGCGCTGGGGCCGGATCAGCGAGACGTTCGGCGAGGACCCGTTCCTCATCGGCGAGTTCGCCTCGGCCATGGTCCGCGGTTACCAGGGCGACGGGCTGGACGACCCGACCGCGATCCTGGCCTGCGCCAAGCACTTCGCCGGCTACTCCGAGACGCAGGGCGGCCGCGACGCCAGCGAGGCGGACATCTCCCGGCGCAAGCTGCGCTCCTGGTTCCTGCCGCCGTTCGAGCGGGTCGCCCGGGAGGGGTGCCGCGTCTTCATGCTCGGCTACCAGTCGATGGACGGCGTGCCGATCACGGTCAACGACTGGCTGCTCAACGACGTGCTGCGCGGCGAATGGGAATACCGGGGCACCCTGGTCACCGACTGGGACAACGTCGGGCGCATGGTGTGGGAGCAGCACATCTACGCCGACTACGCGCAGGCGTCGGCCGCGGCCGTGAAGGCCGGCAACGACATGGTGATGACCACGCCCGACTTCTTCCAGGGCGCGCAGGACGCGATCGCCAAGGGCCTGCTCGACGAGTCCGACCTGGACGCCGCCGTGGCCCGCATCCTCACCCTCAAGTTCGAGCTGGGCCTGTTCGAGAACCCGCGCCGCCCCGACCCCGCCCGGCAGGCCGAGGTCATCGCCTGCGCCCCGCACACCGACCTCAACCTGGAGGTGGCCCGGCGCTCGCTGGTGCTGCTGCGCAACGACGGCACGCTGCCGCTGTCCGGCGGGCTCACCGCCGGGGCCGACGGCCGCGCCGCCGCGCCCGCCGACGCCCCCTCCCGCCGGATCGCGGTGGTCGGGCCGAACGCCGACGACCCGCACACCATGCTCGGCGACTGGGCCGGGGCCTCCGGCCAGTGCGACTGGCTGCCCGACGGGCATCCCCGCGAGATGATCACGACGGTGCTCGACGGCCTGCGCGCGCAGGTCCCGGCGGGCTGGACCGTCAGCCACGCACGGGGCGCGGACATCCTCACCGCCGGGCCGGACCCCGAGGGCGACACCTTCCCCGACGGCCAGCCCCGGCCGCACGTGGTCATCCCGTCCGCGCCGGACGCGGCGATGATCGCCGAGGCGGTGGCCGCCGCCCGCGACGCCGACCACGTCGTCGCCGTCGTCGGCGACCGGATCGAGCTGGTCGGCGAGGGCAAGTCCACCGCGACGCTGGAGCTGGTCGGGGCCCAGGTGGCGCTGCTGGACGCGCTCGCCGCCACCGGCACCCCGATGACCGTGGTGCTGGTCAGCTCCAAGCCGCTGGTGCTGCCGCCGTCGGCGCTGAACGCCGCCGCGATCGTGTACGCCGCCAACCCGGGCATGCAGGGCGGCCGGGCCCTGGCCGAGCTGCTGCTCGGCCTCATCGAGCCCACCGGGCGGCTGCCGATCTCGTTCGCCCGGCACGCCGGACAGCAGCCGACCTACTACAACCAGGTGCGCGGCCAGCACGGCACCCGCTACGCCGACCTCACCCAGAGCCCGGCGTTCGCGTTCGGGCAGGGCCTGAGCTACACCACCGTCGAGTACGCCGACCTGCGCGTGCTCACCCCCACGGTGACCGCCGCGGACACCGTGCGCGCGCAGGTGCGGCTGGCCAACACCGGCGCCCGCCCCGTCCGCGAGACGGTCCAGGTCTACGTCAGCGACACCGTCACCTCGGCGACCTGGGCGGACCGGGAGCTGAAGGCGTACACCCAGGTGGACCTCGCGCCGGGGGAGAGCCGCACCGTCGAGCTGACCCTGCCCGTCGCGGACTGCACCATCGTCGACGCCCGGGGCGTGCGGGTCGTCGAGGCGGGCGCGTTCGAGCTGCTCGTCGGCTGCTCCTCCCGCCCGGAGGACCTGCTGCGCGCAGGGTTCACCGTCGTCAGCTGA
- a CDS encoding discoidin domain-containing protein produces MSKPSRRARLPLVGALATLLTAASLVALPAAAAAAPPPQEPGVTLRVFDMPAGMTKLCTLKAGQTPNIDKLMPIVNWTTTTDFGLADNFLVHVLGNVNISTAGSYTFRLISDDGSRLLIDDNLVIDHDGLHGASAKDGAVTLSTGYHSLKIEYFEATVDNQLTLQWQTPGSTTFVNVPNSVLSTDAGVVRVTAPGKKECEASGDSPGDGLPLTGVHPNYTLMNLRPSGFNPQVTGFDWFPDGRLALLTWGGSETVAGEVWILNGVTGNTSPSQVTRTRVASGLREPMGIKIVDGKMYVSEKQRLTELNDTNGDGIIDNYRTVATWPFDGNFHEFGFGLLYEAGFFYLNLSVSINYGGATTDPQGSPNRGTTIKVDRNTGAVTYIAGGLRTPHGIGWGPENGIFVTDNQGGWLPSSKLLHVKQGRFFNHYMNPAGPFDNAAPTPPVLWMPQNEIANSPSTPVLMNSGPFAGQLAIGDVTYGGLQRAYLEKVNGEYQGALYRMTQGLEMGVTEVSIGPDGAFYLGGLHGGGNWGQEGKLTYGFQKLMPNGGNAFDILATRALTNGFEMEYTQPISAATATSLATKYKVKQWRYVPTAAYGGPKVDEETLTVSSATLSADSKKVTLVINGLKPGRVVHIRSPKPFAAANGQSLWSTEVWYTLNSIPGQQTATNLALGKPATADSSCATAEGPAKAVNGSVTGGTLDKWCSLGATKWMQVDLGSTQSVNKFVVQHAGAGGEDVGWNTRDFNIQVSTNGTSWTTVSTTTANTASTTTHNITAVSARYVRLNITTPTNNGNGAARIYEFEVYGGTAPPSNNLALGKTATADSSCGTTEGPAKAVNGSVSGGNSDKWCSSGATKWLQVDLGASASLSRFVVKHAGAGGESTAWNTRDFNIQVSANGTSWTTVTTVTANTASTTTHDIAATSARYVRLNVTTPTSDGNAAARIYEFEVYGTGGTNRIQLFDGTNLNNFEKTDGTAATWPVSGGSAEVLGGDIRSKQAFGDFKLHIEFWLPNLPPDVTGQARANSGIYLQDRYELQVLDSWGDTTPANNECGSIYLKLAPSSNAATAPETWQTYEVTFRAARYNSSGVKTENARVTVVWNGVTIHNNAQIDGPTGAGAPEGPSVGPIRLQDHGDPGANVRYRNIWVEPMSL; encoded by the coding sequence GTGTCCAAACCATCCCGACGAGCGCGCCTGCCCCTTGTGGGCGCCCTCGCCACTCTGCTCACGGCCGCGAGCCTGGTGGCGCTGCCCGCCGCCGCCGCGGCCGCCCCGCCGCCCCAGGAGCCCGGCGTCACGCTGCGCGTCTTCGACATGCCGGCCGGTATGACCAAGCTGTGCACGCTGAAGGCGGGCCAGACGCCCAACATCGACAAGCTCATGCCGATCGTCAACTGGACCACCACCACCGACTTCGGGCTGGCGGACAACTTCCTGGTCCACGTCCTCGGCAACGTCAACATCAGCACCGCCGGCAGCTACACCTTCCGCCTGATCAGTGACGACGGCTCCCGGCTGCTCATCGACGACAACCTTGTCATCGACCACGACGGCCTGCACGGGGCGAGCGCGAAGGACGGCGCCGTCACCCTGAGCACCGGCTACCACTCGCTGAAGATCGAGTACTTCGAGGCGACCGTCGACAACCAGCTCACGCTGCAGTGGCAGACGCCGGGCTCGACCACGTTCGTCAACGTGCCCAACTCCGTGCTGAGCACCGACGCGGGCGTCGTGCGGGTCACCGCGCCGGGCAAGAAGGAGTGCGAGGCCAGCGGCGACTCGCCCGGCGACGGCCTCCCGCTGACCGGGGTGCACCCGAACTACACCCTGATGAACCTGCGCCCGAGCGGGTTCAACCCGCAGGTCACCGGGTTCGACTGGTTCCCGGACGGCCGCCTGGCCCTGCTCACCTGGGGTGGCTCGGAGACCGTCGCGGGTGAGGTCTGGATCCTCAACGGCGTCACCGGCAACACCAGCCCGAGCCAGGTCACCAGGACCAGGGTGGCCAGCGGGCTGCGCGAGCCGATGGGCATCAAGATCGTCGACGGCAAGATGTACGTCTCCGAGAAGCAGCGGCTCACCGAGCTGAACGACACCAACGGCGACGGAATCATCGACAACTACCGCACCGTGGCGACCTGGCCGTTCGACGGCAACTTCCACGAGTTCGGGTTCGGCCTGCTCTACGAGGCCGGCTTCTTCTACCTGAACCTCTCGGTGTCGATCAACTACGGCGGCGCCACCACCGACCCGCAGGGCTCGCCCAACCGCGGCACCACCATCAAGGTCGACCGCAACACCGGCGCGGTCACCTACATCGCGGGCGGCCTGCGTACGCCGCACGGCATCGGCTGGGGCCCGGAGAACGGCATCTTCGTCACCGACAACCAGGGCGGCTGGCTGCCCTCGTCGAAGCTGCTGCACGTCAAGCAGGGCCGCTTCTTCAACCACTACATGAACCCGGCCGGCCCGTTCGACAACGCCGCGCCCACCCCGCCGGTGCTGTGGATGCCGCAGAACGAGATCGCGAACTCGCCGAGCACCCCGGTGCTGATGAACAGCGGCCCGTTCGCCGGTCAGCTCGCCATCGGCGACGTCACCTACGGCGGCCTGCAGCGGGCGTACCTGGAGAAGGTCAACGGCGAGTACCAGGGCGCGCTCTACCGCATGACGCAGGGCCTGGAGATGGGCGTCACCGAGGTCAGCATCGGCCCGGACGGCGCCTTCTACCTCGGTGGCCTGCACGGCGGCGGCAACTGGGGCCAGGAGGGCAAGCTCACCTACGGCTTCCAGAAGCTGATGCCCAACGGCGGCAACGCCTTCGACATCCTGGCCACCCGGGCGCTGACCAACGGCTTCGAGATGGAGTACACCCAGCCGATCTCGGCGGCCACCGCCACCAGCCTGGCCACCAAGTACAAGGTCAAGCAGTGGCGTTACGTGCCCACCGCGGCGTACGGCGGCCCGAAGGTCGACGAGGAGACCCTGACCGTCTCGTCGGCGACCCTGTCCGCCGACAGCAAGAAGGTCACCCTGGTCATCAACGGCCTCAAGCCGGGCCGGGTGGTGCACATCCGCTCGCCCAAGCCGTTCGCCGCGGCCAACGGCCAGTCGCTGTGGAGCACCGAGGTCTGGTACACCCTCAACAGCATCCCCGGCCAGCAGACCGCCACCAACCTGGCGCTCGGCAAGCCCGCCACCGCGGACAGCTCCTGCGCCACAGCCGAGGGCCCGGCGAAGGCGGTCAACGGCAGCGTCACCGGCGGCACCCTGGACAAGTGGTGCTCGCTGGGCGCGACCAAGTGGATGCAGGTCGACCTCGGCTCGACGCAGTCCGTGAACAAGTTCGTGGTGCAGCACGCGGGTGCGGGCGGTGAGGACGTCGGCTGGAACACCCGTGACTTCAACATCCAGGTGAGCACCAACGGCACCTCCTGGACGACGGTCTCCACCACGACCGCGAACACGGCAAGCACCACCACGCACAACATCACCGCCGTGTCGGCACGCTACGTCCGGCTCAACATCACCACGCCGACCAACAACGGCAACGGCGCCGCTCGCATCTACGAATTCGAGGTGTACGGCGGAACCGCACCACCGTCCAACAACCTGGCCCTGGGCAAGACCGCCACGGCCGACAGCTCCTGCGGCACCACCGAGGGCCCGGCCAAGGCCGTCAACGGCTCGGTGTCCGGCGGCAACAGCGACAAGTGGTGCTCCTCGGGCGCGACCAAGTGGCTCCAGGTCGACCTGGGCGCCAGCGCGTCGCTGAGCCGGTTCGTGGTCAAGCACGCGGGTGCGGGCGGGGAGAGCACCGCCTGGAACACGCGTGACTTCAACATCCAGGTCAGCGCCAACGGCACGTCCTGGACGACGGTCACCACGGTGACCGCGAACACGGCCAGCACCACCACGCACGACATCGCGGCCACCTCGGCGCGCTACGTGCGGCTCAACGTCACCACGCCGACCAGCGACGGCAACGCCGCGGCCCGCATCTACGAGTTCGAGGTGTACGGCACCGGCGGCACCAACCGCATCCAGCTGTTCGACGGCACCAACCTGAACAACTTCGAGAAGACCGACGGCACGGCCGCGACCTGGCCCGTGTCCGGCGGCTCCGCGGAGGTGCTGGGCGGCGACATCCGCAGCAAGCAGGCGTTCGGCGACTTCAAGCTGCACATCGAGTTCTGGCTGCCGAACCTGCCGCCGGACGTCACCGGGCAGGCCCGTGCCAACAGCGGCATCTACCTGCAGGACCGGTACGAGCTGCAGGTGCTCGACTCGTGGGGCGACACCACCCCGGCCAACAACGAGTGCGGCTCGATCTACCTGAAGCTCGCGCCGTCGTCGAACGCGGCGACCGCGCCGGAGACGTGGCAGACCTACGAGGTCACGTTCCGGGCGGCCCGCTACAACTCCTCCGGCGTCAAGACGGAGAACGCCCGGGTCACGGTCGTCTGGAACGGCGTGACCATCCACAACAACGCGCAGATCGACGGGCCGACCGGGGCCGGCGCGCCGGAGGGGCCGTCCGTCGGCCCGATCCGGCTGCAGGACCACGGCGACCCGGGCGCGAACGTGCGCTACCGCAACATCTGGGTCGAGCCGATGAGCCTCTGA
- a CDS encoding matrixin family metalloprotease has translation MSMLAATAAAVLTGQPAQAYCKISRWQYTTYTMHVRSSIPAGWQSAVSGAMHQWNGITNSSLALWGPIWNSGTANPEFVVDRVYFPSYGLPDVPGITLGPATSGTHTHAEVYLNTNFSWNTSGTMSQANRQVDVRTIAVHEIGHANGLHHPDACGAPDSAEIASVMYVNWTKKQNTTADDKAGMASHY, from the coding sequence ATGTCCATGCTGGCGGCGACCGCCGCCGCAGTGTTGACGGGCCAGCCGGCGCAGGCTTACTGCAAGATCTCGCGCTGGCAGTACACCACCTACACGATGCACGTGCGAAGCAGCATCCCCGCAGGCTGGCAGTCCGCCGTCAGCGGCGCGATGCATCAATGGAACGGCATCACCAACTCCTCGCTGGCGCTGTGGGGACCGATCTGGAACAGCGGGACGGCCAATCCGGAGTTCGTGGTCGACCGCGTCTACTTCCCGTCGTACGGGCTTCCGGACGTTCCCGGAATCACGCTCGGACCGGCGACCAGCGGCACACACACCCACGCCGAGGTCTATCTCAACACCAACTTCAGCTGGAACACCTCCGGCACGATGAGCCAGGCAAACCGGCAGGTCGACGTCCGCACCATCGCGGTGCACGAGATCGGCCATGCGAACGGGCTGCACCATCCCGACGCGTGCGGTGCGCCGGACAGCGCCGAGATCGCATCGGTCATGTACGTAAACTGGACGAAGAAGCAGAACACGACGGCCGACGACAAAGCCGGCATGGCCTCCCACTACTGA
- a CDS encoding MFS transporter, with protein MTGRPPAELRRALVPLALAQFICSFAGSNMNVMINDISQDLNTTVQGVQVAITIFLLVMAALMIPGGKLTDRYGRKRCFTAGLILYGVGALISAVSPSLGVLILGNSILEGVGTALLIPPVYILTTLLFTGVAARARAFGAISAAGGVGAAAGPLIGGLITSAASWRWAFVFQAAVIAAIVVLSRRVPDPLPPDPTRPFDTRGAVLSATGLVLLVAGILAADDNGWLMLALIAAGVLFLVLFFRSVRAKERAGQEPLLSTSLFRNRTSNLGLVTQNAQWLILMGTSFTVAAYLQVVRGYDAIETGIIFTAATVGLLVSSLAAERLAKRRPQRTLIQAGFVLTAVGVALLLAMVAWSPNVWAFAPGLLFIGLGLGLMLTPSVNVVQSSFGESQQGEISGLSRSVSNLGSSLGTAIAGTIIVAGITVTPERSYALAMAVLAVVAVCGLVAAGRLPRTPAPAGR; from the coding sequence GTGACGGGGCGACCGCCCGCCGAGCTGCGCCGGGCACTCGTCCCGCTGGCGCTGGCCCAGTTCATCTGCAGCTTCGCCGGCTCCAACATGAACGTGATGATCAACGACATCAGCCAGGACCTGAACACCACCGTGCAGGGCGTGCAGGTCGCGATCACGATCTTCCTGCTGGTGATGGCGGCGCTGATGATCCCCGGCGGCAAGCTGACCGACCGCTACGGCCGCAAGCGCTGCTTCACCGCCGGGCTCATCCTGTACGGCGTCGGCGCGCTGATCAGCGCGGTCTCGCCCAGCCTGGGCGTACTCATCCTAGGCAACTCGATCCTGGAGGGCGTCGGCACCGCGCTGCTCATCCCGCCCGTCTACATCCTCACCACGCTGCTGTTCACCGGCGTGGCCGCGCGCGCCCGCGCGTTCGGCGCGATCAGCGCGGCAGGCGGCGTCGGCGCCGCGGCCGGCCCGCTCATCGGCGGCCTGATCACCTCGGCGGCGAGCTGGCGCTGGGCGTTCGTGTTCCAGGCCGCCGTCATCGCGGCGATCGTGGTGCTCAGCCGCCGGGTCCCCGACCCGCTGCCGCCGGACCCGACCCGGCCCTTCGACACCCGCGGCGCCGTGCTGTCCGCGACCGGTCTGGTCCTGCTCGTCGCGGGCATCCTCGCCGCCGACGACAACGGCTGGCTGATGCTGGCCCTGATCGCCGCCGGTGTGCTGTTCCTGGTGCTGTTCTTCCGCTCGGTGCGGGCCAAGGAGCGCGCCGGGCAGGAGCCGCTGCTGTCCACGTCCCTGTTCCGCAACCGCACCTCGAACCTGGGCCTGGTCACCCAGAACGCGCAGTGGCTGATCCTGATGGGCACCTCGTTCACGGTCGCCGCCTACCTGCAGGTGGTACGCGGCTACGACGCCATCGAGACCGGCATCATCTTCACCGCCGCGACCGTGGGCCTGCTCGTCTCGTCCCTGGCCGCCGAGCGCCTGGCCAAGCGCCGCCCGCAGCGCACCCTGATCCAGGCCGGGTTCGTGCTCACCGCGGTCGGCGTCGCGCTCCTGCTGGCGATGGTCGCGTGGTCGCCGAACGTGTGGGCGTTCGCGCCCGGCCTGCTGTTCATCGGCCTCGGGCTGGGCCTGATGCTGACCCCGTCGGTCAACGTGGTGCAGTCCAGCTTCGGCGAGAGCCAGCAGGGCGAGATCTCCGGCCTGTCCCGCAGCGTGTCCAACCTCGGCTCGTCCCTGGGCACCGCGATCGCGGGCACCATCATCGTCGCCGGCATCACGGTCACCCCGGAGCGCTCGTACGCGCTCGCGATGGCCGTCCTCGCCGTGGTGGCCGTGTGCGGTCTCGTCGCGGCGGGGCGCCTCCCCCGCACACCCGCCCCCGCCGGCCGCTGA